In Tachysurus vachellii isolate PV-2020 chromosome 1, HZAU_Pvac_v1, whole genome shotgun sequence, a genomic segment contains:
- the mical2a gene encoding F-actin-monooxygenase MICAL2 isoform X4: protein MGEIEEDKSQAGRMFETFVQATTCKSTLQAFNILCTYLELDPLEYDSFYSSLKSRLTCWKAKALWSKLDKRAAHKEYKKGPACIGTKCLIIGGGPCGLRTAIELAFLGAKVVVIEKRDTFSRNNVLHLWPFTIHDLRGLGAKKFYGKFCAGAIDHISIRQLQLMLLKIALLLGVEFHVNVEFVKLLEPPEDQENEGPGWKAEIRPSDHPVADFDFDVVVGADGRRNTLEGFRRKEFRGKLAIAITANFINRNTTAEAKVEEISGVAFIFNQKFFQDLKQETGIDLENIVYYKDNTHYFVMTAKKQSLLDKGVIIHDYIDTEALLSSDNVNQEALLCYAREAADYATHYQLPTLEYAMNHLDQPDVAMFDFTCMYASENAALVRERFGHQLLVALVGDSLLEPFWPMGTGCARGFLAAFDTAWMVKSWAQGRGPLEVLAERESLYRLLPQTTPENIAKNFDQYTIDPGTRYPNLNSNCVRPHQVRNYYMCGELKSCSLERAATIRRPVNLARRESEIRPSRLLTWCQKQTEGYRGVTVTDLNSSWTSGLAFCALIHRFRAHLIDYDSLNEEDSVKNVQLAFDTAEKEFGIKPFTTGKELASGQEPDKNSMVTYLSKFYELFRGTPLPSSDSRRETGGNNKEFPERASQPVCRSMSFTQPRKRIPKDDKKVEDNDYFNKRRRRTVCSFLEQVNNLSSQNTAPEKQEIKENKVKFMASQLLARFEESTPSCTLRRQLTASVLRPPGPPSHDLTELPLSINPRKKTPPPPPPKTQLQPSACSDPLLPFPFNISRHDCQNLTHTVHAPQSHSHSKPSDTHMKPTSQSENPEAEHAASCHSAILTMRAMLQRLQRVEEKINQRKAQTENTREFRRKSIKEKANHLSSLFSGGNVDPPQRTVGKVSLVVEARAERLLTLYENDHRPTDTCLTSPGSLRREFPQSSGDVCYACKKRVYVVERLSAEGLFFHRECFRCDTCSAPLCQGAQAFDSEQGKLYCKLHFSQRKCAIKPSRILEPQMPSESTTRRSASPSSAESDISSTPSAGTLSSVLRRSLLWPLHVSRAVCATPRRVRNWLGEKVQTLGRHLRENAHDYTILYELLSVGLPLLVVLYEILLQMHAETGPLNLQLLQQWLEQHLGRGFLT, encoded by the exons TGCTTAATAATCGGAGGAGGACCCTGTGGCCTGCGTACTGCTATAGAGCTAGCTTTCCTTGGTGCCAAAGTAGTGGTGATCGAGAAGAGAGACACATTTTCCAGGAACAATGTTCTGCACCTATGGCCCTTCACCATCCATGACCTCCGAGGCCTGGGGGCTAAGAAGTTTTATGGCAAGTTCTGTGCAGGAGCCATAGACCACATCA GTATTCGGCAGCTCCAGCTCATGCTCCTGAAGATTGCTCTGCTGTTAGGGGTTGAGTTTCACGTCAACGTGGAGTTTGTAAAGCTTCTGGAGCCTCCAGAAGACCAGGAAAACGAGG GACCCGGTTGGAAGGCGGAGATCCGGCCTTCAGATCACCCTGTAGCTGACTTTGATTTTGACGTTGTGGTCGGCGCTGACGGGAGACGAAACACACTCGAAG GATTTAGACGGAAAGAATTTCGCGGGAAACTGGCCATCGCTATTACAGCCAACTTTATCAACAGGAACACTACAGCAGAGGCCAAAGTGGAGGAAATCAGTGGCGTGGCCTTCATCTTCAACCAGAAGTTCTTCCAGGACCTCAAACAAGAGACCG GCATTGACTTGGAGAACATTGTGTACTACAAAGACAACACGCACTACTTCGTCATGACGGCTAAAAAGCAGAGTCTTCTGGATAAAGGGGTCATCATTCAT GATTATATCGACACAGAAGCTCTGCTCAGCAGCGACAATGTGAACCAGGAGGCTCTGCTATGCTACGCTCGGGAGGCTGCCGACTATGCCACGCATTACCAGCTGCCCACCCTGGAGTATGCCATGAACCACCTTGACCAGCCGGATGTGGCCATGTTTGACTTTACCTGTATGTATGCCTCAGAAAATGCAGCTCTGGTCAGAGAGAGGTTTGGACATCAGCTGCTGGTGGCACTGGTGGGAGATAGTCTGCTAGAG CCTTTTTGGCCCATGGGTACAGGATGTGCCCGTGGCTTCTTGGCGGCCTTTGATACAGCCTGGATGGTCAAGAGCTGGGCACAGGGAAGAGGGCCACTGGAAGTGCTAGCTGAGAG GGAGAGTCTTTACCGACTGCTACCTCAAACAACACCTGAAAATATCGCCAAGAACTTTGATCAGTACACCATAGATCCTGGAACACGTTATCCCAACCTCAACTCCAACTGTGTGAGACCACACCAG GTCCGTAACTACTACATGTGCGGTGAACTGAAGTCCTGCTCCTTGGAGCGAGCTGCTACCATACGCCGCCCAGTTAATCTGGCACGACGAG AATCTGAGATCAGGCCCAGCAGGTTGCTGACATGGTGTCAAAAGCAGACAGAGGGCTATCGAGGCGTCACTGTGACTGACCTGAACTCATCATGGACCAGCGGGTTGGCCTTCTGCGCTCTTATCCACCGTTTCAGAGCACACCTCAT TGACTATGATTCCCTGAATGAAGAAGACTCTGTTAAAAATGTCCAGCTAGCATTCGACACAGCTGAAAAGGAGTTTGGCATCAAGCCGTTCACTACAGGCAAGGAGCTAGCATCGGGCCAAGAGCCAGACAAGAACAGTATGGTGACCTACCTGTCCAAATTCTACGAGCTCTTCAGGGGAACGCCTCTGCCATCCTCAG attcaaGAAGAGAAACAGGgggaaataataaagaatttcCTGAAAGAGCTTCCCAACCTGTTTGTAGATCAATGAGCTTTACACAGCCTCGAAAACGAATCCCAAAG GATGATAAAAAGGTAGAAGATAATGATTATTTTAACAAAAGAAGACGGAGGACAGTCTGCAGTTTTTTGGAACAG GTAAATAACCTCTCCAGTCAAAACACAGCACCTGAGAAACAGGAGATTAAAGAGAATAAAGTCAAATTCATGGCCTCTCAGCTACTTGCAAGGTTTGAGGAGAGCACTCCAAGCTGCACTCTGCGTAGGCAG CTTACCGCAAGCGTTCTGAGGCCTCCGGGACCTCCATCACACGATCTGACTGAACTCCCACTCTCCATAAATCCCAGGAAGAAAAccccacctcctccacctcctaaAACACAG CTCCAACCATCAGCCTGCTCAGATCCTCTCCTCCCCTTTCCCTTTAACATCTCTCGGCATGATTGCCAAAATCTCACCCACACTGTTCATGctccacagtcacactcacactcaaagccttctgacacacacatgaaacCAACATCACAGTCAGAGAACCCAGAAGCAGAGCACGCTGCGTCATGTCACTCTGCCATACTGACCATGAGAGCAATGCTGCAGCGTCTGCAGAGAGTGGAGGAGAAGATCAATCAG AGGAAAGCGCAGACAGAAAACACTAGAGAGTTCCGTAGAAAAAGCATAAAGGAGAAAGCCAACCATTTGAGCTCTCTGTTCTCTGGTGGCAACGTCGACCCACCTCAG CGCACTGTTGGGAAAGTGTCTCTGGTGGTAGAAGCTCGGGCCGAGAGGCTGCTTACTCTATATGAGAATGATCACAGGCCCACAGACACCTGTTTAACCTCACCG GGTTCCTTACGGAGGGAATTCCCCCAGAGCTCGGGTGATGTGTGCTATGCGTGCAAGAAGCGGGTGTATGTGGTAGAGCGCCTGAGTGCCGAGGGACTGTTCTTCCACAGAGAGTGTTTCCGCTGTGACACCTGTAGTGCTCCTTTATGTCAGGGTGCACAAGCTTTCGACTCGGAACAGG GAAAGCTGTACTGCAAGCTCCATTTCTCTCAGCGTAAATGTGCTATAAAGCCCAGCAGGATATTAGAGCCACAGATG CCATCTGAAAGCACCACCCGGAGAAGTGCATCTCCGAGTTCAGCCGAGAGTGACATCAGCTCCACGCCGTCTGCAGGTACTTTGTCCTCTGTGCTGAGGAGAAGTCTGCTCTGGCCGCTGCATGTGAGCCGGGCTGTGTGTGCTACGCCCCGCCGTGTTCGTAACTGGCTGGGTGAGAAAGTTCAGACTCTGGGCCGGCACCTCAGGGAAAACGCACATGACTACACAATTTTGTATGAGCTGCTAAGCGTGGGGTTGCCCCTGCTTGTGGTGCTCTACGAAATCCTGCTGCAGATGCATGCTGAAACCGGACCTCTCAACCTGCAGCTCCTGCAGCAGTGGCTCGAACAGCATCTGGGCCGTGGGTTCCTCACGTAG
- the mical2a gene encoding F-actin-monooxygenase MICAL2 isoform X5, producing MGEIEEDKSQAGRMFETFVQATTCKSTLQAFNILCTYLELDPLEYDSFYSSLKSRLTCWKAKALWSKLDKRAAHKEYKKGPACIGTKCLIIGGGPCGLRTAIELAFLGAKVVVIEKRDTFSRNNVLHLWPFTIHDLRGLGAKKFYGKFCAGAIDHISIRQLQLMLLKIALLLGVEFHVNVEFVKLLEPPEDQENEGPGWKAEIRPSDHPVADFDFDVVVGADGRRNTLEGFRRKEFRGKLAIAITANFINRNTTAEAKVEEISGVAFIFNQKFFQDLKQETGIDLENIVYYKDNTHYFVMTAKKQSLLDKGVIIHDYIDTEALLSSDNVNQEALLCYAREAADYATHYQLPTLEYAMNHLDQPDVAMFDFTCMYASENAALVRERFGHQLLVALVGDSLLEPFWPMGTGCARGFLAAFDTAWMVKSWAQGRGPLEVLAERESLYRLLPQTTPENIAKNFDQYTIDPGTRYPNLNSNCVRPHQVRNYYMCGELKSCSLERAATIRRPVNLARRESEIRPSRLLTWCQKQTEGYRGVTVTDLNSSWTSGLAFCALIHRFRAHLIDYDSLNEEDSVKNVQLAFDTAEKEFGIKPFTTGKELASGQEPDKNSMVTYLSKFYELFRGTPLPSSDSRRETGGNNKEFPERASQPVCRSMSFTQPRKRIPKDDKKVEDNDYFNKRRRRTVCSFLEQVNNLSSQNTAPEKQEIKENKVKFMASQLLARFEESTPSCTLRRQLTASVLRPPGPPSHDLTELPLSINPRKKTPPPPPPKTQLQPSACSDPLLPFPFNISRHDCQNLTHTVHAPQSHSHSKPSDTHMKPTSQSENPEAEHAASCHSAILTMRAMLQRLQRVEEKINQRKAQTENTREFRRKSIKEKANHLSSLFSGGNVDPPQSEVHRGKKDLPRDSLKGSHMGSLRREFPQSSGDVCYACKKRVYVVERLSAEGLFFHRECFRCDTCSAPLCQGAQAFDSEQGKLYCKLHFSQRKCAIKPSRILEPQMPSESTTRRSASPSSAESDISSTPSAGTLSSVLRRSLLWPLHVSRAVCATPRRVRNWLGEKVQTLGRHLRENAHDYTILYELLSVGLPLLVVLYEILLQMHAETGPLNLQLLQQWLEQHLGRGFLT from the exons TGCTTAATAATCGGAGGAGGACCCTGTGGCCTGCGTACTGCTATAGAGCTAGCTTTCCTTGGTGCCAAAGTAGTGGTGATCGAGAAGAGAGACACATTTTCCAGGAACAATGTTCTGCACCTATGGCCCTTCACCATCCATGACCTCCGAGGCCTGGGGGCTAAGAAGTTTTATGGCAAGTTCTGTGCAGGAGCCATAGACCACATCA GTATTCGGCAGCTCCAGCTCATGCTCCTGAAGATTGCTCTGCTGTTAGGGGTTGAGTTTCACGTCAACGTGGAGTTTGTAAAGCTTCTGGAGCCTCCAGAAGACCAGGAAAACGAGG GACCCGGTTGGAAGGCGGAGATCCGGCCTTCAGATCACCCTGTAGCTGACTTTGATTTTGACGTTGTGGTCGGCGCTGACGGGAGACGAAACACACTCGAAG GATTTAGACGGAAAGAATTTCGCGGGAAACTGGCCATCGCTATTACAGCCAACTTTATCAACAGGAACACTACAGCAGAGGCCAAAGTGGAGGAAATCAGTGGCGTGGCCTTCATCTTCAACCAGAAGTTCTTCCAGGACCTCAAACAAGAGACCG GCATTGACTTGGAGAACATTGTGTACTACAAAGACAACACGCACTACTTCGTCATGACGGCTAAAAAGCAGAGTCTTCTGGATAAAGGGGTCATCATTCAT GATTATATCGACACAGAAGCTCTGCTCAGCAGCGACAATGTGAACCAGGAGGCTCTGCTATGCTACGCTCGGGAGGCTGCCGACTATGCCACGCATTACCAGCTGCCCACCCTGGAGTATGCCATGAACCACCTTGACCAGCCGGATGTGGCCATGTTTGACTTTACCTGTATGTATGCCTCAGAAAATGCAGCTCTGGTCAGAGAGAGGTTTGGACATCAGCTGCTGGTGGCACTGGTGGGAGATAGTCTGCTAGAG CCTTTTTGGCCCATGGGTACAGGATGTGCCCGTGGCTTCTTGGCGGCCTTTGATACAGCCTGGATGGTCAAGAGCTGGGCACAGGGAAGAGGGCCACTGGAAGTGCTAGCTGAGAG GGAGAGTCTTTACCGACTGCTACCTCAAACAACACCTGAAAATATCGCCAAGAACTTTGATCAGTACACCATAGATCCTGGAACACGTTATCCCAACCTCAACTCCAACTGTGTGAGACCACACCAG GTCCGTAACTACTACATGTGCGGTGAACTGAAGTCCTGCTCCTTGGAGCGAGCTGCTACCATACGCCGCCCAGTTAATCTGGCACGACGAG AATCTGAGATCAGGCCCAGCAGGTTGCTGACATGGTGTCAAAAGCAGACAGAGGGCTATCGAGGCGTCACTGTGACTGACCTGAACTCATCATGGACCAGCGGGTTGGCCTTCTGCGCTCTTATCCACCGTTTCAGAGCACACCTCAT TGACTATGATTCCCTGAATGAAGAAGACTCTGTTAAAAATGTCCAGCTAGCATTCGACACAGCTGAAAAGGAGTTTGGCATCAAGCCGTTCACTACAGGCAAGGAGCTAGCATCGGGCCAAGAGCCAGACAAGAACAGTATGGTGACCTACCTGTCCAAATTCTACGAGCTCTTCAGGGGAACGCCTCTGCCATCCTCAG attcaaGAAGAGAAACAGGgggaaataataaagaatttcCTGAAAGAGCTTCCCAACCTGTTTGTAGATCAATGAGCTTTACACAGCCTCGAAAACGAATCCCAAAG GATGATAAAAAGGTAGAAGATAATGATTATTTTAACAAAAGAAGACGGAGGACAGTCTGCAGTTTTTTGGAACAG GTAAATAACCTCTCCAGTCAAAACACAGCACCTGAGAAACAGGAGATTAAAGAGAATAAAGTCAAATTCATGGCCTCTCAGCTACTTGCAAGGTTTGAGGAGAGCACTCCAAGCTGCACTCTGCGTAGGCAG CTTACCGCAAGCGTTCTGAGGCCTCCGGGACCTCCATCACACGATCTGACTGAACTCCCACTCTCCATAAATCCCAGGAAGAAAAccccacctcctccacctcctaaAACACAG CTCCAACCATCAGCCTGCTCAGATCCTCTCCTCCCCTTTCCCTTTAACATCTCTCGGCATGATTGCCAAAATCTCACCCACACTGTTCATGctccacagtcacactcacactcaaagccttctgacacacacatgaaacCAACATCACAGTCAGAGAACCCAGAAGCAGAGCACGCTGCGTCATGTCACTCTGCCATACTGACCATGAGAGCAATGCTGCAGCGTCTGCAGAGAGTGGAGGAGAAGATCAATCAG AGGAAAGCGCAGACAGAAAACACTAGAGAGTTCCGTAGAAAAAGCATAAAGGAGAAAGCCAACCATTTGAGCTCTCTGTTCTCTGGTGGCAACGTCGACCCACCTCAG TCTGAGGTACACAGAGGTAAAAAAGACCTTCCGAGAGATTCATTGAAAGGGTCACATATG GGTTCCTTACGGAGGGAATTCCCCCAGAGCTCGGGTGATGTGTGCTATGCGTGCAAGAAGCGGGTGTATGTGGTAGAGCGCCTGAGTGCCGAGGGACTGTTCTTCCACAGAGAGTGTTTCCGCTGTGACACCTGTAGTGCTCCTTTATGTCAGGGTGCACAAGCTTTCGACTCGGAACAGG GAAAGCTGTACTGCAAGCTCCATTTCTCTCAGCGTAAATGTGCTATAAAGCCCAGCAGGATATTAGAGCCACAGATG CCATCTGAAAGCACCACCCGGAGAAGTGCATCTCCGAGTTCAGCCGAGAGTGACATCAGCTCCACGCCGTCTGCAGGTACTTTGTCCTCTGTGCTGAGGAGAAGTCTGCTCTGGCCGCTGCATGTGAGCCGGGCTGTGTGTGCTACGCCCCGCCGTGTTCGTAACTGGCTGGGTGAGAAAGTTCAGACTCTGGGCCGGCACCTCAGGGAAAACGCACATGACTACACAATTTTGTATGAGCTGCTAAGCGTGGGGTTGCCCCTGCTTGTGGTGCTCTACGAAATCCTGCTGCAGATGCATGCTGAAACCGGACCTCTCAACCTGCAGCTCCTGCAGCAGTGGCTCGAACAGCATCTGGGCCGTGGGTTCCTCACGTAG
- the mical2a gene encoding F-actin-monooxygenase MICAL2 isoform X3 yields the protein MGEIEEDKSQAGRMFETFVQATTCKSTLQAFNILCTYLELDPLEYDSFYSSLKSRLTCWKAKALWSKLDKRAAHKEYKKGPACIGTKCLIIGGGPCGLRTAIELAFLGAKVVVIEKRDTFSRNNVLHLWPFTIHDLRGLGAKKFYGKFCAGAIDHISIRQLQLMLLKIALLLGVEFHVNVEFVKLLEPPEDQENEGPGWKAEIRPSDHPVADFDFDVVVGADGRRNTLEGFRRKEFRGKLAIAITANFINRNTTAEAKVEEISGVAFIFNQKFFQDLKQETGIDLENIVYYKDNTHYFVMTAKKQSLLDKGVIIHDYIDTEALLSSDNVNQEALLCYAREAADYATHYQLPTLEYAMNHLDQPDVAMFDFTCMYASENAALVRERFGHQLLVALVGDSLLEPFWPMGTGCARGFLAAFDTAWMVKSWAQGRGPLEVLAERESLYRLLPQTTPENIAKNFDQYTIDPGTRYPNLNSNCVRPHQVRNYYMCGELKSCSLERAATIRRPVNLARRESEIRPSRLLTWCQKQTEGYRGVTVTDLNSSWTSGLAFCALIHRFRAHLIDYDSLNEEDSVKNVQLAFDTAEKEFGIKPFTTGKELASGQEPDKNSMVTYLSKFYELFRGTPLPSSDSRRETGGNNKEFPERASQPVCRSMSFTQPRKRIPKDDKKVEDNDYFNKRRRRTVCSFLEQVNNLSSQNTAPEKQEIKENKVKFMASQLLARFEESTPSCTLRRQLTASVLRPPGPPSHDLTELPLSINPRKKTPPPPPPKTQLQPSACSDPLLPFPFNISRHDCQNLTHTVHAPQSHSHSKPSDTHMKPTSQSENPEAEHAASCHSAILTMRAMLQRLQRVEEKINQRKAQTENTREFRRKSIKEKANHLSSLFSGGNVDPPQSEVHRGKKDLPRDSLKGSHMRTVGKVSLVVEARAERLLTLYENDHRPTDTCLTSPGSLRREFPQSSGDVCYACKKRVYVVERLSAEGLFFHRECFRCDTCSAPLCQGAQAFDSEQGKLYCKLHFSQRKCAIKPSRILEPQMPSESTTRRSASPSSAESDISSTPSAGTLSSVLRRSLLWPLHVSRAVCATPRRVRNWLGEKVQTLGRHLRENAHDYTILYELLSVGLPLLVVLYEILLQMHAETGPLNLQLLQQWLEQHLGRGFLT from the exons TGCTTAATAATCGGAGGAGGACCCTGTGGCCTGCGTACTGCTATAGAGCTAGCTTTCCTTGGTGCCAAAGTAGTGGTGATCGAGAAGAGAGACACATTTTCCAGGAACAATGTTCTGCACCTATGGCCCTTCACCATCCATGACCTCCGAGGCCTGGGGGCTAAGAAGTTTTATGGCAAGTTCTGTGCAGGAGCCATAGACCACATCA GTATTCGGCAGCTCCAGCTCATGCTCCTGAAGATTGCTCTGCTGTTAGGGGTTGAGTTTCACGTCAACGTGGAGTTTGTAAAGCTTCTGGAGCCTCCAGAAGACCAGGAAAACGAGG GACCCGGTTGGAAGGCGGAGATCCGGCCTTCAGATCACCCTGTAGCTGACTTTGATTTTGACGTTGTGGTCGGCGCTGACGGGAGACGAAACACACTCGAAG GATTTAGACGGAAAGAATTTCGCGGGAAACTGGCCATCGCTATTACAGCCAACTTTATCAACAGGAACACTACAGCAGAGGCCAAAGTGGAGGAAATCAGTGGCGTGGCCTTCATCTTCAACCAGAAGTTCTTCCAGGACCTCAAACAAGAGACCG GCATTGACTTGGAGAACATTGTGTACTACAAAGACAACACGCACTACTTCGTCATGACGGCTAAAAAGCAGAGTCTTCTGGATAAAGGGGTCATCATTCAT GATTATATCGACACAGAAGCTCTGCTCAGCAGCGACAATGTGAACCAGGAGGCTCTGCTATGCTACGCTCGGGAGGCTGCCGACTATGCCACGCATTACCAGCTGCCCACCCTGGAGTATGCCATGAACCACCTTGACCAGCCGGATGTGGCCATGTTTGACTTTACCTGTATGTATGCCTCAGAAAATGCAGCTCTGGTCAGAGAGAGGTTTGGACATCAGCTGCTGGTGGCACTGGTGGGAGATAGTCTGCTAGAG CCTTTTTGGCCCATGGGTACAGGATGTGCCCGTGGCTTCTTGGCGGCCTTTGATACAGCCTGGATGGTCAAGAGCTGGGCACAGGGAAGAGGGCCACTGGAAGTGCTAGCTGAGAG GGAGAGTCTTTACCGACTGCTACCTCAAACAACACCTGAAAATATCGCCAAGAACTTTGATCAGTACACCATAGATCCTGGAACACGTTATCCCAACCTCAACTCCAACTGTGTGAGACCACACCAG GTCCGTAACTACTACATGTGCGGTGAACTGAAGTCCTGCTCCTTGGAGCGAGCTGCTACCATACGCCGCCCAGTTAATCTGGCACGACGAG AATCTGAGATCAGGCCCAGCAGGTTGCTGACATGGTGTCAAAAGCAGACAGAGGGCTATCGAGGCGTCACTGTGACTGACCTGAACTCATCATGGACCAGCGGGTTGGCCTTCTGCGCTCTTATCCACCGTTTCAGAGCACACCTCAT TGACTATGATTCCCTGAATGAAGAAGACTCTGTTAAAAATGTCCAGCTAGCATTCGACACAGCTGAAAAGGAGTTTGGCATCAAGCCGTTCACTACAGGCAAGGAGCTAGCATCGGGCCAAGAGCCAGACAAGAACAGTATGGTGACCTACCTGTCCAAATTCTACGAGCTCTTCAGGGGAACGCCTCTGCCATCCTCAG attcaaGAAGAGAAACAGGgggaaataataaagaatttcCTGAAAGAGCTTCCCAACCTGTTTGTAGATCAATGAGCTTTACACAGCCTCGAAAACGAATCCCAAAG GATGATAAAAAGGTAGAAGATAATGATTATTTTAACAAAAGAAGACGGAGGACAGTCTGCAGTTTTTTGGAACAG GTAAATAACCTCTCCAGTCAAAACACAGCACCTGAGAAACAGGAGATTAAAGAGAATAAAGTCAAATTCATGGCCTCTCAGCTACTTGCAAGGTTTGAGGAGAGCACTCCAAGCTGCACTCTGCGTAGGCAG CTTACCGCAAGCGTTCTGAGGCCTCCGGGACCTCCATCACACGATCTGACTGAACTCCCACTCTCCATAAATCCCAGGAAGAAAAccccacctcctccacctcctaaAACACAG CTCCAACCATCAGCCTGCTCAGATCCTCTCCTCCCCTTTCCCTTTAACATCTCTCGGCATGATTGCCAAAATCTCACCCACACTGTTCATGctccacagtcacactcacactcaaagccttctgacacacacatgaaacCAACATCACAGTCAGAGAACCCAGAAGCAGAGCACGCTGCGTCATGTCACTCTGCCATACTGACCATGAGAGCAATGCTGCAGCGTCTGCAGAGAGTGGAGGAGAAGATCAATCAG AGGAAAGCGCAGACAGAAAACACTAGAGAGTTCCGTAGAAAAAGCATAAAGGAGAAAGCCAACCATTTGAGCTCTCTGTTCTCTGGTGGCAACGTCGACCCACCTCAG TCTGAGGTACACAGAGGTAAAAAAGACCTTCCGAGAGATTCATTGAAAGGGTCACATATG CGCACTGTTGGGAAAGTGTCTCTGGTGGTAGAAGCTCGGGCCGAGAGGCTGCTTACTCTATATGAGAATGATCACAGGCCCACAGACACCTGTTTAACCTCACCG GGTTCCTTACGGAGGGAATTCCCCCAGAGCTCGGGTGATGTGTGCTATGCGTGCAAGAAGCGGGTGTATGTGGTAGAGCGCCTGAGTGCCGAGGGACTGTTCTTCCACAGAGAGTGTTTCCGCTGTGACACCTGTAGTGCTCCTTTATGTCAGGGTGCACAAGCTTTCGACTCGGAACAGG GAAAGCTGTACTGCAAGCTCCATTTCTCTCAGCGTAAATGTGCTATAAAGCCCAGCAGGATATTAGAGCCACAGATG CCATCTGAAAGCACCACCCGGAGAAGTGCATCTCCGAGTTCAGCCGAGAGTGACATCAGCTCCACGCCGTCTGCAGGTACTTTGTCCTCTGTGCTGAGGAGAAGTCTGCTCTGGCCGCTGCATGTGAGCCGGGCTGTGTGTGCTACGCCCCGCCGTGTTCGTAACTGGCTGGGTGAGAAAGTTCAGACTCTGGGCCGGCACCTCAGGGAAAACGCACATGACTACACAATTTTGTATGAGCTGCTAAGCGTGGGGTTGCCCCTGCTTGTGGTGCTCTACGAAATCCTGCTGCAGATGCATGCTGAAACCGGACCTCTCAACCTGCAGCTCCTGCAGCAGTGGCTCGAACAGCATCTGGGCCGTGGGTTCCTCACGTAG